A genome region from Perca fluviatilis chromosome 20, GENO_Pfluv_1.0, whole genome shotgun sequence includes the following:
- the LOC120549759 gene encoding WD repeat-containing protein on Y chromosome-like, translated as MDTRSELTKTDKMFTAENLQEIVRLFREADANRGGGLDIEEFCETMTELFPTMDEEDLIALHMKIDTNGDGGVDLGKLTDYLVNKNKASQSMDFKNQSFPKPIKMISVDHHKAIVRLIHRSFENDMEPDRGSEVLLGQTSAYQKGQYLSISSNGILNFWPDSFDTQYPVQIYKKENKLPFSHSKKIHVNDMVYIRELKHLGISTSDRELIFYRCNEFPTLFSTSHSLIVEDNIVNTMNYWSNGTKAVFSFGDVKGFLSVFISYNIHENGLFFKDAYEKISLQDYPTVYVSTLLRNTSKDFLCVKVNIFHDICSQIQYFPSLSSFAICGISSKTMVLASLPKTSKTKLSTKVFKSRGHMEFFTCVEYSTSSGYLVTGGTDALLRVWFPHKTLSCIQELKGHVKPITHIMLNPKEKVFVSLSQDHHVRVWSEDAMICLQSFKIKEMMQSPISSVCYNTHNNELVLANTDIGKYLGRGTDVFKDALTSHDKNLCCALYHNIFKQVISVCQNGMVTVWDILTGTAVMQFKVTPDQHVGHIAISFDGLKRRLITISQDGKVKLWNFNNGTELAILPVIVQREVTGIVCVDDRVFVSGRNSKIIYDLDIHGYDNRFLKHDYLDDISSMDAHENTLATASSNGNIVIWEADTGEVLYWLNGSKSPRTNMADKKTQGQTGILLGDKRPKHVRGTGNSPLRSKSLNGNETAVNNTPLIKCLKTREVIVDTATLLTSSDGNMYAWSVISKGGLIGKFRAVNDEGAVITTMSTDPNEQILLTGDTTGKIYQWDIQAFGFKKLVNNGPFEDRNGWRVSLCPPPLLRSWQSHSTGVVSVQCNPTCEKLITAGNCNVCLWENTGTYIGLFGKDQWGASQISLEENADQEETGRPDTAKTSNFQLACPESPTPSPPESPIPSFKDLYNRIDEVLRPKKPRAKLTDDQMNCLYRRMMKIKPGLDLIKSENQFFSEVHQGSKNTSTSCPPNTAATTGCTNDTNTLANMPQSDGAVKQGTEPTSKQVHFPPISETVQLTESQFKPHPPLIRGGTALNHSSSGTAYLDQTMPKYGRVLKTQQRDTLKGSVLVPVPPNTLPGVEGSMQTQEHLHLTSILDKVQRTHHQTKTCQRFSSETP; from the coding sequence ATGGATACCAGAAGTGAACTTACAAAGACGGACAAAATGTTTACTGCTGAAAATCTGCAAGAGATTGTAAGGCTATTTCGTGAGGCTGATGCTAATCGAGGTGGAGGATTGGACATTGAGGAATTCTGTGAGACAATGACGGAGTTATTCCCTACTATGGATGAAGAAGATCTCATTGCCCTCCACATGAAGATTGACACAAATGGAGATGGAGGTGTGGACCTTGGGAAGTTAACAGACTACCTGGTGAATAAAAACAAGGCATCACAAAGCATGGATTTTAAAAATCAAAGCTTTCCCAAACCTATCAAAATGATATCTGTGGATCACCATAAAGCGATTGTTCGTCTGATTCACCGTTCCTTCGAGAATGACATGGAACCTGATCGTGGTTCAGAGGTTTTATTAGGACAAACCAGCGCTTACCAAAAAGGGCAATACCTCTCCATCAGCTCAAATGGTATCCTCAACTTCTGGCCTGACAGCTTTGACACCCAATACCCAGTTCAAATatacaaaaaggaaaacaaacttCCTTTTTCGCACAGcaagaaaatacatgttaatgACATGGTCTACATCAGAGAACTCAAACACCTGGGTATCTCCACTTCTGACAGGGAACTAATATTCTATCGTTGCAATGAATTCCCTACATTGTTTTCAACCAGCCACTCTTTAATAGTAGAGGACAACATAGTGAATACCATGAACTACTGGTCCAATGGGACTAAAGCAGTGTTTTCCTTTGGCGATGTAAAAGgttttttgtctgtgtttatCTCCTACAACATACATGAAAACGGCCTCTTCTTCAAAGATGCGTACGAGAAAATCTCCCTGCAGGATTATCCAACTGTTTATGTTTCAACCCTGTTAAGAAACACCTCTAAAGACTTTCTATGTGTGAAGGTCAACATCTTCCATGACATTTGCAGTCAGATCCAATACTTTCCATCACTTAGCTCATTTGCCATCTGCGGTATTTCATCCAAGACAATGGTCCTCGCTTCTCTACCCAAGACATCCAAAACCAAATTGTCTACAAAAGTCTTTAAGAGCAGAGGACATATGGAGTTCTTCACCTGTGTAGAATACTCCACTTCCTCTGGGTATCTGGTGACCGGTGGGACGGACGCGCTACTGAGGGTGTGGTTTCCCCACAAAACACTGTCGTGCATCCAGGAATTAAAGGGACATGTCAAACCCATCACCCACATAATGTTAAATCCCAAGGAAAAAGTTTTTGTCAGTTTATCGCAGGACCACCATGTACGCGTTTGGTCCGAGGATGCAATGATCTGTTTGCAAAGCTTCAAGATTAAAGAAATGATGCAGAGCCCTATCTCCAGTGtgtgttacaacacacacaacaatgagTTAGTCCTAGCTAACACAGATATTGGCAAATATCTTGGAAGAGGAACAGATGTGTTTAAAGATGCATTAACATCGCATGACAAGAACCTGTGCTGTGCTCTCtatcacaatatttttaaaCAGGTTATCTCTGTTTGCCAAAATGGCATGGTGACAGTGTGGGATATCTTAACAGGAACGGCCGTCATGCAGTTCAAGGTCACTCCAGATCAGCATGTGGGGCACATTGCTATTTCATTTGATGGACTAAAGCGCAGACTGATCACAATTTCCCAGGATGGAAAAGTTAAACTTTGGAACTTCAACAACGGAACAGAACTTGCCATTCTTCCTGTTATCGTACAAAGGGAGGTGACAGGTATCGTCTGTGTAGACGATAGGGTGTTTGTGTCAGGAAGGAACTCCAAGATCATTTATGACCTGGACATACACGGATATGACAACAGATTTTTGAAGCATGATTATTTAGATGACATTTCCTCAATGGATGCCCATGAAAACACACTGGCTACTGCCTCCAGCAATGGAAATATTGTTATCTGGGAGGCCGACACTGGCGAGGTTCTCTACTGGCTCAATGGCAGTAAGAGCCCTCGAACAAACATGGCAGACAAAAAAACTCAAGGCCAGACAGGGATTCTGCTTGGTGACAAGAGACCAAAGCATGTCAGAGGCACTGGGAATAGCCCTTTACGTAGTAAATCTCTGAATGGGAATGAGACTGCTGTGAATAACACACCTCTTATCAAATGTCTGAAGACCAGGGAGGTCATTGTTGACACAGCCACACTGCTGACATCTTCAGATGGCAACATGTATGCCTGGTCTGTTATTAGCAAGGGAGGTTTGATTGGAAAGTTCAGGGCAGTGAATGATGAAGGAGCAGTCATTACCACCATGTCAACTGATCCCAACGAACAGATATTACTGACCGGGGATACTACTGGAAAGATTTATCAGTGGGACATTCAGGCATTTGGGTTTAAAAAACTGGTAAACAATGGGCCATTTGAGGATAGAAATGGGTGGCGCGTGTCATTGTGTCCACCTCCTCTGTTGCGCTCCTGGCAATCTCACAGCACAGGGGTGGTGAGTGTTCAGTGTAACCCAACTTGTGAAAAGTTAATTACCGCAGGGAACTGCAATGTCTGTCTGTGGGAAAACACAGGCACCTACATAGGCCTCTTTGGGAAAGACCAATGGGGTGCTTCGCAAATCAGCCTTGAGGAGAATGCTGACCAGGAGGAGACAGGCAGACCAGACACAGCGAAGACAAGCAACTTTCAATTGGCATGCCCTGAGTCTCCAACACCATCACCACCAGAATCACCGATACCCAGCTTTAAAGACCTCTATAACAGAATAGATGAGGTACTCAGACCTAAGAAGCCTAGAGCCAAACTAACAGATGATCAAATGAATTGCTTATATAGACGGATGATGAAGATTAAACCAGGGCTTGACTTGATAAAAAGCGAAAATCAGTTTTTTAGTGAGGTCCACCAGGGGTCTAAAAATACATCAACATCATGTCCACCAAACACCGCGGCAACTACAGGTTGCACTAATGACACAAACACCTTAGCAAACATGCCGCAATCTGATGGTGCCGTCAAGCAGGGGACTGAACCCACTTCAAAACAAGTACATTTCCCACCCATCTCCGAGACAGTGCAGCTCACAGAAAGTCAATTCAAGCCACACCCGCCCCTCATCAGAGGTGGCACTGCCCTTAACCATAGCTCTTCCGGGACTGCATATTTGGACCAGACTATGCCCAAATATGGACGTGTGCTCAAGACTCAGCAGAGAGACACATTAAAGGGCAGTGTCCTGGTACCAGTTCCACCAAACACCCTGCCAGGCGTGGAGGGGTCTATGCAAACACAAGAGCATTTACATTTGACATCCATCCTTGACAAGGTGCAGCGCACACATCATCAGACAAAGACCTGTCAAAGATTCAGCAGCGAGACACCTTAA